AGAGCGGCCTGACAGCCGACGCAGCCCAATCCATACTTTTCGAAAACCGGGATGGTCTCCGGATATTTTCTTACGATTTCCTCGATTGACATCTTCTTGTCGATCATCCATTAAACTCCTTTATAAATTTCCGCCAGGATTGGTCTGATAACTGACGGTTGACAGCTTCACAACTTCTTAGAAAACATCCGCTGAAAAGATATAAATATGAGTATCCTTTGACTTCCACTCGTCCTTTGGAAGTCCTGCCTTATAACAGGTATGTTCGAGGAAGGCCGTTCTGTCCAGGTCATACTCCGTAGCGACCTGCGGGAGCAGAAGACCTGAATACGTACCTTTTTCGATGT
This Syntrophorhabdaceae bacterium DNA region includes the following protein-coding sequences:
- a CDS encoding DUF1858 domain-containing protein, producing MIDKKMSIEEIVRKYPETIPVFEKYGLGCVGCQAALFEDVQQGAEIHGIDIDVLLNSLNQVLGKD